The window CTCGCGCCGCTCGCCGCCGGGCATCAGGCCTTCGCTGCCGACGACGGCTCGGGCGTCGTGCGGATCTTCTCGCGCCCGCGGCGGGACGAGGCCGAGATCGGCACGCGCGTCCTCCACGAGGAGGTGCTGGCCGGCGTCTTCGGCCTCGACGAGGCCGCCGTGCGCGACGGCGCCGTGGCCTTCCCGAAGCAGCCCCTCGACGCCGCCCGCGAGGTGCGCGCCGGGCGCGGCACGGTGGCGCTCTACCTGAACGCCCTGCGCCCGGCCGACGTGTTCCGCGTGACGGCCGCCGGCGAGGTGCTGCCCCAGAAGTCCACCTACTTCCACCCGAAGCTCCCCACCGGCCTGTGCTTCCGCCTGCTCGACGAGGGCCCGCCGTGAGGCGCCGCGGGCGGCGCGAGCCGCGCCGGGTGGGCGACGTCGTCGGCACGGTGCTCGAGGACCTCGGCCTCGAGGGCGCCTCGGCGGTCCTGCGCATCGCCGAGCGCTGGGAGGCCGTGGTGGGGCCCGAGGTGGCTCGCCACTGCCAGCCCGAGCGGCTCCAGGGGACGGTCCTCGAGGCCACCGTCGACACGAGCGTCTGGTGCCAGCAGCTCCAGCTCCACCGGCCGGCCATCCTGGCGGCGCTGCGCCGCGAGCTCGGCCCCGCGGCGCCCACCGACCTGCGCCTGCGCGTCGGCTAGATTCCCCGCGTCCCGCGCCCGTACGGAGAGCCCCCATGACGCACGACCACGTCGAGGGCGGTGCCGGCGAGGCGTCCGATGAGCGGGCCCCCGCCGGGCAGCACTGCGACTTCTGTGGCTCCACCGTGGCGGTGGTCCGCCGCGTCGCCCTCGACCACGACTACGACCGGCTCCAGACCCCCCACCGGGAGCTCTACGCCTGCGATCCCTGCTCGCAGCGCAAGGAGCGCCGGAGGCTCGGGCTCGGGTAGCTTGCCTCCGTTTCGGCGCTCGCCTAACTTGCGCGACCGCTTCCACCCCCGGGGCAGCCGCCCTCGGGCGGCAGCTCTCCTCGTGACCTCCAGGAGCCCGAGCAGATGGTGAAGATCCGGCTCTCGCGTGCCGGCGCGAAGAAGCGCCCCTTCTATCGCATCGTCGCGATCGACGAGCGCAGGCGGCGCGACGGGCGCCCGCTCGAGTTCCTCGGCACCTACGACCCGATCGCGCGGCCGAAGGCGATCGACCTCGACGCCGCGAAGGTCGAGGCGTGGGTGCGCAAGGGCGCGCAGGTGAGCGACACCGTGGCGGCGCTGCTGCGCGAGCAGCGCCGGCGCCCGGCGCCGGCCGCGGCGCCGGCGAGCTAGGGGCCGGCCGTGGCGGAGCGGGGCAGCGCAGCGGAGCTCGTCGAGTACGTCGCGAAGGCGATCGTCTCCGATGCGGGGGCGGTGAAGGTGCACGAGCCCGAGCCGGACCTGCTCGAGCTCGAGACGGCGCCCGACGACCGCGGGCGCGTGATCGGGCGCCAGGGACGGGTCGCGAAGGCGATGCGCGTGGTGCTGGCGGCGTCGGCGGCCGGCGCGGACTGCCGGCTCGAGATCGTCGACTAGCCGCGCGCGGCACCTGTGGAGCGGGCCGCCGGGAGCGGGTTCGTCGAGCTGGGAGAGGTGATCGGAGCGCACGGGACGGCGGGCGAGCTGCGGGTCGCGGTGCTGGGCGACGGACCCACCAACCTGACGAACCTACGCTCCCTGGTGTTGATCGGGCCGGACCGGGCTCCGGTGCCGGGCGAGAGGGAGGCCGAGCGGGAGGTCGAGAGCGCGCGGGCGGGCCGCCCCGGCGAGGTGCGGCTGCGGCTGCGCGGGGTCGGGAGCCGCGAGGCGGCCCAGGCCCTGGCGGGGCTGCGGGTCGCAGCCCGGCCCGAGCAGCTCGAGCCCCTGCGGGAGGGAGAGCACTACTGGTTCCAGCTCGTCGGCTGCGCGGTGGAGGCGCACGACGGGCGCGCGCTCGGCACGGTCCGGGCGCTCTGGGAGACGGGGGCGGCCGACGTCCTCGTGGTCGAGGACGAGAGCGGGCGGGAGATCCTGCTGCCGGCGGCGGCGGACCTGCTGCGGGAGGTGGACGTCGAGCGGGGGCGGATCGTGATCGAGGTGCCGGAGGGCTTGCTGGACCCCCTCTGAGCGTGGGAAGGCCGGGACCGTGCGCATCGACGTGGTGACGATCTTCCCGGGTCTCTTCGAGCCCTTCCGCTCGACCTCGCTGCTCGGCGCCGCCTGCGAACGAGGGCTCGTGGACCTGCGGGTCCACGACCTGCGCGATTGGACCGGGGACCGACACCGCACGGTGGACGATGCACCCTACGGCGGCGGGCCCGGGATGGTGATGAAGCCGGAGCCCCTGGTCGAGGCGATCGAGGCCCTGGCAGGACCGAAAGGAGACACGAGAAGCGCCCGCGTCCTCCTGCTCTCGCCCCAGGGCCGGCCCTTCGGCCAGGCCCGGGCCGAGGCGCTCGCGCACGAGCTCCACCTGGTGCTGGTGTGCGGGCGCTACGAGGGGGTGGACCAGCGGGTGATCGAGCTCGCGGTGGACGAGGAGGTCTCGATCGGCGACTACGTGCTGGCGGGCGGCGAGCTCCCGGCGCTGGTCGTCGTCGAGGCGGTGACGCGGCTGCTGCCCGGAGTCATGGGGAACCCCGACTCGGCCGGGAGCGAGTCCTTCCAGGCCTCCGGCGAGGGGCGGCTGCTCGAAGGGCCGCACTACACGCGGCCGCAGGAATACCGGGGCCTCGAGGTCCCGGCCGTGCTTCGATCGGGCGATCACGCGGCGATCGCCCGCTGGCGCGCCGAGCGCGCGCGAGAGACGACGAGAAGGCGACGGCCCGAGCTGCTCGGGAACGGGCGCGGAGAGGATCAGCGATGAATCGACTCGACGGCGTCGAAGGCCCCTCGCTTCGCAAGGACCACCCCCCGTTCCGGCCCGGCGACACGCTGCGCGTCCACGTGCGCGTGAAGGAGGGCGAGAAGGAGCGCATCCAGATGTTCGAAGGGGTGTGCATCCGCCGGCGCGGCAACGGCATCTCCGAGACCTTCACCGTGCGCAAGGTCTCCTACGGCGTCGGCGTCGAGCGCATCTTCCCGGTCCACGCCCCCGTCGTCGAGAAGGTGGAGATCAAGAGCCGCGGCCACGTGCGCCGCGCGCGGCTCTACTTCCTGCGCGACCTGCAGGGCAAGAAGGCCCGCCTGCGCTCGAAGATCCGCGACCTCTCGGCCCTGGTGGCCCCCGAGGTCACCGAGGCGGGCACCGCCGCCGAGGCCGCCGACGCCGAGGCTGCCGCCGCCGCCGAGACCGCGGCCGAGGCGCCCCCCGCCGAGCCCGGCGAGTAGCGCCGGCGCGCGGATCCGCGCGGCGAGCCCCGAGGACCCTGCGCCACGAGCCCCGGGCGCGCCGGCCCGTCTCGACCACCGATCGAATGCTCAATATAATAGTCAGTAAGTCCGATATCGCCTGTTCTAGTGAGCTTTCGTCATGGCCAAGGAACGCCTCGCCTCCCGTCTTCCGATTCCGGTCCGCCGGGTGCTTCGCACGCTGGGACGGGACATCAAGGACGCCCGGCTCCGGCGCCGGATCCCCACCACGCTGATGGCCGCACGCGCCTCGATCAGCCGGGTGACGCTCGCCAAGGTGGAGAAGGGCGACCCGGGCGTTGCGCTCGGCAACTACGCCCTGGTGCTCTTCGTGCTGGGCCTGGCCGACCGTCTCGCCGAGCTCGCGGATCCACGCGCCGACGTCGTCGGGCTCGAGCTCGAGGAAGAACGCCTGCCCAAGCGCATCCGCTTGCCGCGCAAGCCGCTCCCGCCCGGCTGAGCGGGAGCGCCATGGAGACCGGAGTCCTCGTCTACGTCGATCTCGAAGGCACGCCCTGCTTTGCGGGACGCCTGTGGGCGCGAACCCGCAAGCGCCGGGAGAGCGCGAGCTTCGAGTACGACCGCAGCTGGCTCGAGCGCCCGGAGCGCTTCTCTCTGGAGCCGGCGCTCACGCTCGGCCCCGGGCCCTTCCATGCCCGCCCGGAGAAGCCCCTCTTCGGTGCGATCGGCGACTCCGCTCCCGACCGCTGGGGGCGCGCGCTGATGCGCCGCGCCGAGCGCCGCCGCGCCGAGCGCGCAGGCGAGGCGCCGCGCACATTGCGCGAGATCGACTATCTGCTGAGGGTCGACGACCAGGTGCGCCAGGGAGCGCTGCGCTTCGCCGCCGATGCGAAGGGGCCCTTCCTCGCCGCCCGGGATGCCACCCCGATCCCGCCGCTGATCGACCTTCCGCGACTGCTCGCGGCTGCCGATCACGTGGCCGCGGAATCCGACAGCGATGAGGACCTGCGGCTGCTGATGGCGCCCGGCTCGTCGCTCGGCGGCACGCGGCCCAAGGCTTCCGTGATCGATCGTGACGGCCATCTCGCGATCGCGAAGTTCCCGAACGAGAACGATCCGTATGACACCGTCCGGTGGGAGGCGGTCGCTCTCGCGTTGGCCGAGGCTGCCGGCATCCCGGTGCCCGGATGGCGCGTCGAGAGGGTGGGCGACAGGTTCGTTCTCCTGCTTCGCCGCTTCGACCGGGCAGGGGTCGGGCGGATTCCCTTCCTCTCGGCCCTGAGCATGCTCGATGCCGTCGATCTCGAGACCCGCAGCTACCTCGAGTTCGTCGACGCCTTGCGCAGGTACGGCGCTGCACCGAAGGAGGACATGCACCAGCTCTGGCGCCGCCTCGTCTTCACGATCCTGATCTCGAATACCGACGATCACCTGCGCAATCACGGGTTCCTCCATGCCGGCCTCACGGGCTGGCGCCTGGCCCCCGCCTACGACCTCAATCCGGTCCCGGTCGACATCAAGCCGCGGATCCTCGCGACCGCGATCGACCTCGAGGACACGGCCGCCTCCCTCGATCTCGCCTTCGGCGTCATCGATTCCTTCGAGCTCGCCGCGGGGGAGGCTCGCGCGATCGCGGGCCAGGTCGGCCAGGCCGTCTCCCGCTGGCGCGCCGTCGCCAGGGAGCAGGGGCTCCCTGAAGCCGCGATCGACCGCATGGCGTCCGCCTTCGAGCATCCCGACCTCGCGGCGGCGCTGGCAGCGCGGCGATGACCCCGAGGGCCGCCGCGGCCTGCGCATAGGGCCAGGCCGGGGCGCTCAGGAATCCCCGGCGTCGAAGGCCCCCTCGAGGTGCTCGAGGCGCCAGGCGCCGTCCGGGCCCCGCTCGCAGGCGATCACGTCGAAGCGGGCGTGCAGCCCCGGCCGGCCGTGGGCGGCGAGCCAGGCGGCCGCCCCGCGCACGAGGCGGGCACGTTTGCGCCGGTCCACCGCCTCGGCGGGCGTGCCGGCGCCCCGGCTCGCGCGGGTCTTCACCTCGACGAAGGCGACCAGCGCCCCGCGTCCGGCGACGAGGTCGAGCTCGACGCCTCCGGCGCGCAGGTTGCGCGCGAGCACGCGCCAGCCGCGCGCCTCGAGCCAGGCGGCGGCGCGCGCCTCGCCCTCGATCCCGAGCGCGCGCCGGGCCGAGGGGTGCGGCGCGGGCGCGGGTCGCCCCGCCTCTCGTCGCCTGGAAGGCGGCCCCGGAGCTCGCATGGAGCGGACCTCGGCGGGACCGGTGGGGGAGGGCCCGACGGTAGCCCATCCTGTGCGCGCGATGGCCGGGACCCCGGGCGGCACCCTCCACCTCGTGGCGACCCCGATCGGGAACCTCGAGGACGTGACCCTGCGCGCGCTGCGGGTGCTGCGCGAGGCCGCGCTCGTCCTCGCCGAGGACACGCGGCGCACGCGCATCCTGCTCGACCGCCACGGCATCGCGGCCCGGCCCCGCTCGCTCCACGCGCACAACGAGGCGGCGCGCACGGCCGAGGTGCTGGCGGCGCTCGCCGCGGGCCGCGACGTGGCGCTCGTCTCGGACGCCGGAACACCCCTCGTCTCCGATCCCGGCGAGCGGCTGGTCGCGGCCGCGATCGCGGCGGGCCACCCGGTCGTACCGGTGCCGGGGCCCTCCGCGGTGCTGGCGGCGCTCGCCGGCTCGGGCCTCCCGCCCGTGCCCTTCGCCTTCCTCGGCTTCGCCCCGCGCCGCGCGGCCGAGCGCGCCGCGCGCTTCGCCCCCTTCCGCGGGCGGCCCGAGACGCTCGTCCTCTTCGAGTCCCCGCACCGGCTCGCCGCCACCCTGCGCGCCCTCGCCGAGGCCCTGGGCCCGCGCCCCGCCTGCGTCGCCCGCGAGCTCACGAAGCTCCACGAGGAGTGGGCCCGCGCCACGCTCCCGGCGCTCGCCGAGCGCTTCGCAGGCGGTACGCGCGGCGAGCTCACGATCGTGGTCGGCGGAGCGCCTCCGGGCGGGGTCGAGGGGCGCTCCGCGAGCGGCGGGGCCCACGGTGCCTCCCCGAACGAGCCGGACGGAGCACCTCGGCTCGGGCCGCGGATCGCCGCCATGCGCCGGGCGGGCCTCGGAGCGCGCGAGATCGCCGGCGTGCTGGCAAAGGAGCTCGGCTGCACGCGGCGCGAGGCCTACGCGCTCGTGCACCGGCACGGGGACGACGCGTAGCCGCCCGAGACCGGCTTCCCCGAGCGCCGCAATCCCCTCAGGCGCCTTCCAGGAGCGCCCGGAGCCCCGCCTCGTCGAGCACCGCGATCCCGAGCTCCTGCGCCCGGCGCAGCTTCGAGCCCGGGTCCTCGCCGGCCACGACGTAGTCGGTCTTCTTCGAGACCGAGCTCGTGACCTTCCCGCCCGCGGCCTCGATGCGGGCGCGCGCCTCCTCGCGGGTCAGGGACGCGAGCCCGCCGGTCAGCACGAAGGTCTTGCCGGCGAGGGGGCCCTCGCCGCGCGGGCGGCGCGTCCCGCGCGGCCAGTGGACGCCGAGCGCGACGAGCTGCTCCACCTCCTCGTGGTTCCGCGGGTCGGCGAAGAAGCGGACCACGCTCTCGGCGATCGTCGGGCCCACGCCCTCGATCGACTCGAGCTCCTCGCGCGAGGCCGCCGCCAGGGCGCCGAGGTCGCCCGCCACGTGCGCCGCCAGGAGCTCCGCCACGCCCTCGCCGACGTGACGGATCCCGAGCGCGATCAGGAAGCGGGCGAGGGTCGTGCGCTTCGAGCGCTCGAGGGCGGCGACGAGATTCGCGGCCGAGCGCTCGCCCATCCGCTCGAGGCCCGCGAGGGTGGCGGCGTCGAGCCGGTAGACGTCGGAGACGCGGCGCACCCGGCCCGCGGCGACGAGCTGGTCCACGAGCTTCTCGCCGAGGCCGTCGATGTCGAGGGCGCCGCGGCTCGCGAGGTGGCGGACGTTGTTCCGGAGCTGCGCCGGGCAGTCGAGGTTCGGGCAGCGCGCCACGGCCTCGCCCTCGAGGCGCACCACCCCCGCGCGGCACACCGGGCAGTGCGCCGGCAGGCGCCAGGGGCGGGCGCCGCGCGGGCGCTTCGCCGCCACCACCGCGACCACCTGCGGGATCACGTCGCCCGCACGCTGCACCACGACGGTGTCGCCCACGCGCACGTCCTTGCGCTCGACCTCGTCCGGGTTGTGGAGGCTCGCGTTCGAGACCGTGACGCCGCCCACGAAGACCGGGCGGAGCTTCGCGACCGGCGTGAGCGCCCCCGTGCGCCCCACCTGCACCTCGATCGCCTCGACGACGGTGGTCTCCTGCTCGGGCGGGAACTTGAAGGCGATCGCCCAGCGCGGCGAGCGCGGCAGCTCGCCGAGCTCGGCCTGGAGCGCGAGGCGGTCCACCTTGAGGACGGTGCCGTCGATCTCGACCGGGAGCGTGTCGCGCGCCGCCTGCAGGCGCGCGTGGTAGGCGAGGGCGGCCTCCGCGTCGGGGCAGGCCTCCGACTCCGCGCTCACGCGGAAGCCCCAGGCGCGGAGCAGCGCCAGCACCTTCATCTGCGTGTCGGCGGCGGGCGGGCGGCCCTCGGCGAGCAGGTAGGCGCGGAACTCGAGCGCGCGCAGCCGCGCGACGTCCACGTCGTCCTTCTGGCGCAGCGAGCCCGCGGCCGCGTTGCGCGGGTTCACGAAGGGCTCCTGCCCGCGCTCCTCGCGCTGGCGGTTCAAGCGGGCGAAGGCCGCGCGCGGGAGCACGACCTCGCCGCGCACCGAGACGCGCCCGGCCGGGGGCGAGCCCGCGAGCCGCTCCGGGATGCTGCGCACGTGGCGCAGGTTCGCCGTCACGTCCTCGCCGACCCGGCCGTCGCCGCGGGTGGCGCCCACCGCGAGCCGCCCGTCCTCGTAGACGAGCTCGACCGCCGCCCCGTCGAGCTTCGGCTCGCCGGCGTAGGCCACCGGGCCCTCGCTCCCGAGCAGGCGGCGGACGCGTTCGTCGAAGGCCCGGAAGCCGGCCTCGTCCATGGCGTTCTCGATGCTGAGCATCGGGACGCGGTGGGCGACGGGAGGGAAACCCGAGCCCCGGACCGAGACACCCACCCGGCGCGTGGGCGAGTCCGGGCGGACGAGCCCGGGATGCGCCTCCTCGAGCGCGCGCAGCTCGCGGAGCAGGCGGTCGTAGGCGGCGTCGGAGATCTCCGGGCGGTCTTCGACGTAGTAGAGGACGTCGTGCCGGCGGATCTCCTCGATGAGGAAGTCGATCCGGTGCTGCGCGGACTTGCGGTCCAAGGGCATCGGCCTCCCCGGGGGATTCCAGAGTAAAGATGGAATCCGCGTGCGGCGATGAGAGGGTTAGCCCGCCCCAGGGGCGCGAACCACGGGGACGCGCTCTTCGCGAAGCGGAGGAGAGACACCGCCGTGTACGAGGGGGAGGGCGCCGAGCTGCGCCCGGAGGATCGGCGCCTGGCCGACCTCGAGAGCGAGGTGCTGCGCACGGGGCGTGCGCTCCACGAGGCCAACCGCGAGCTGGCCGCGCTGCGCGAGCGCCTGCGCGGGGAGGCCGCCGAGCGCGAGGAGCTGCTCACCGTGGTGAGCCACGAGCTGCGGACGCCCTGCACCGTGATCCAGGGCTACAACCGCCTCCTCCTCTCGGGCCGCTTCGGGCCGCTCTCCGAGAAGCAGCGCCACTTCCTCGAGGAGAGCCAGAAGAGCTGCCAGCGCCTCAACACCTTCCTCGCCAATCTCCTCGAGACCGCGCGTGCGGGCCTCTCGGTGGGCCCGCTCGAGGTGGCCGAGGCGCCGCTCGGGCCGCTCGTCGAAGGGGTCGTGCGCCACCTCGCGCCGCTCCTCGACGAGCGCGGCCTGCGCGTGAGCCTCGCGCTCGACCCCGCCGCGCCGCGCGCGCGCTGCGACCCGCCGCGGGTCGAGCAGGTGCTCGTGAACCTGATCGGCAACGCGCTCGGCTTCGCGCCCGCCGGGAGCGCCATCGAGGTGACCTCGCGCGCGGTCGAGCAGGACGGGCGGCGCTTCGTCGAGATCGCCGTCCTCGACGCGGGCCCGGGCGTCGCGCCGCGCGACCGCGAGCGCATCTTCGAGCCCTACGTGCAGGCCGGCGACGGCCGCAAGGCGGGCGGTCTCGGCCTCGGCCTCGCGATCTGCCGGCGCATCGTCGAGGCGCACGGCGGGCGGATCGGCGTCGAGCCCCGGGCCGGCGGGGGGAGCCGCTTCGCCTTCACGCTGCCGGCGCCCGAGCCGCGCGCCGCCCGCGCGCTCGCCGAGGAGGCCGTCGCGCGATGAGCGTCGCCCGCACGCTCCCCCGCGGCCCGGGCCCGCGCGTCCTCGTCGTCGACGACGCCGAAGGGATCCGGACCTACCTCGCGAACCTCCTCGAGCTCCAGGGCTACCAGGTGGACACCGCCGAGGACGGCCGCCGCGCGCTCGCGCTCCTCGAGGCGGGCGCCGCGCCCGACGTGGTGCTGATGGACGTCATGATGCCCGGTCTCGACGGGATCGAGACCCTGCGCCGGCTGCGCGCCCTCGACCCGCGCGTCCCGGTGGTGGTGCTCTCGGTGGTCGGCAAGGCCAGCACGATCGTCGAGGCGATGCGGCTCGGCGCGGCCGACTACCTGAACAAGCCCTTCGAGGAAGAGGAGCTCGAGGCCACGCTGCGCAGCGTCCTCGAGCGCCGCGCGCTCGAGTGCGAGCGCGAGCGCCTGCTCACGGCACTCGACGAGAGCACGCGCGGCGCCGTCTGGCAGGGCCTTGCCATGCAGCGCGTGCGCCAGCTCGTGGACCAGGTGGCGCCCGTCAACGTGACGGTCCTGATCCAGGGCGAGAGCGGCGTTGGCAAGGAGGTGGTAGCGCGCGCGCTCCACGAGGGCTCGCCGCGCACGAAGCACGCCTTCGTGAAGGTCAACTGCGCAGCGCTCCCCGAGGACCTCCTCGAGAGCGAGCTCTTCGGCTACGAGCGCGGCGCGTTCACGGGCGCCGTGGCGCGCAAGCCCGGCAAGTTCGAGGTCGCCGACCGGGGCACCATCTTCCTGGACGAGATCGGCGAGATGAGCCCCGCCCTCCAGGCGAAGCTCCTCCAGGTGCTCCAGGACGCCACCTTCGCGCGCCTCGGCGGCAACCGCGAGATCCGGGTGGACGTGCGCGTCGTCTGCGCCACGCACCGCCCGCTCGAGCAGATGGTCGCCGCCGGCCAGTTCCGCGAGGACCTCTACCACCGGCTCGACGTCGTGGACATCGAGATCCCGCCCCTGCGCGAGCGCCGCGACGAGATCCCGCCGCTCGTCGAGCTCTTCCTGCGCCGCTTCGCCTCCCGCTACGGCCGCCCGCTGCGCCGCCCGAGCCCCGCCCTCATGCGCGCCTTCGACCGCTACGGCTTCCCGGGCAACATCCGCGAGCTCGAGAACCTGGTGAAGCGCGTGGTCGTCCTCGAGAGCGAGGAGCCGGTCCTCGACGAGCTCCTCTCGGGCGACCCCGTCCGGCGCGGCCCGAGCCGGCTCGCCGGCCTCATCGACGAGCTCGCCGCCAGCGCCGGCCAGGTGCCGCTCAAGGAGGTCGGCCACCGCGTCGCGCTCGAGGCCGAGCGCGAAGCCATCGACCGCGTCCTCGCCCGCACCCAGTGGAACCGCAAGAAGGCCGCCGGCCTGCTCGGGGTGTCGTACAAGACGCTGCTGCAGAAGATCCGGGAGTGTGGGCTGGAGGAGGGGTAGGGGCGCTTCAGCGCGTCCTTGCCGGTCCCCCTGCCTCGTCCGGCAGGAAGCGGCTGCGCTGGGCCTCGAAGGTCTCCTGGGCACGGGCGTAGTCGTCCTGCCGCCCGATGTCGAGCCAGTGGCCCGCGAACGGAAAGCTCATCACTCGCTCGCCCCTCCGCATCAGCTCGCGGAGCAGGTCGGGGACGTCGAAGGCGCCCTCGGGAAGCAGCGTCAGCACCCGGCGGGAGAGCGCGTAGACGCCCATCGAGACGGTGTAGGGCAGGATCGGCTTCTCACGGTACTCGACGATCCTCCCGTCGGAGGCCGTCTCGATCACTCCGAGGTCGATCCTCACCTCGCGCGCGTAGGTGCCGATCGTGGCGGCGTTGCCCTGCTTCCGGTGCTCGCCAAGCAGCGCTCCGTAGTCGAGGTCGGTGAGCAGATCACCGTTCATCACCAGGAAGTCGTCTTCGAGATCCGGGATCAATCGCAGCGGGCCGGCCGTTCCGAGCGGGCCCTCCTCGAGCGAGTAGTCGATCGCCACGCCGAAGCGCGAGCCGTCGCCGAAGAACGCACGCAACAGCTCGGCCAGGTGGCCCACGGCCAGGGTGATGCGGTGGAATCCGTAGTGGCGGAGCTGGCGGACGACCACCTCCAGGATCGGGATGTCGCCGAGTGGCATCAGCGGCTTCGGAAAGGCAACCGTATACGGTGCGAGCCGCGTCCCGCGGCCGCCGGCCAGGATCACTGCCCTCATACCGTGTAGGCCTCGGGGCGGTACAGGTGCAGATGCTCACGCACGAAGGCGAGCGTCTCCTTGAGACCGTCATCGAGGCTCCAGCGCGGCTTCCAGCCGCACCGCTCGCTGGCCTTCCGGGCGTCGCAGACGAGCTCGAAGACCTCGGACTTCTCGGGCCGCAGGCGCTGGCTGTCGCTTCGGAGACGGACCCGGGGGCGCCCGGCGAGCTCCAGGATCCGCCGCGCCAGGTCGCCGATCGTGATGCCACGACCGGAGCCGACGTTGGTCACGACGCCCAGGCAGGCGTCGGAAGACGCAACCGCCAGGAAGCCTTCGACGGTGTCGGCGACGTAGTTGAGGTCGCGCACCGGATCGAGGGAGCCGAGGGCGACCTCCTCGCGTCCTGCTAGCACCTGGGCGGCGATCGTCGGGATCACGGCCCGCGCCGACTGGCGCGGCCCGTAGGTGTTGAACGGGCGG is drawn from Deltaproteobacteria bacterium and contains these coding sequences:
- a CDS encoding DUF721 domain-containing protein; the encoded protein is MRRRGRREPRRVGDVVGTVLEDLGLEGASAVLRIAERWEAVVGPEVARHCQPERLQGTVLEATVDTSVWCQQLQLHRPAILAALRRELGPAAPTDLRLRVG
- the rpsP gene encoding 30S ribosomal protein S16 codes for the protein MVKIRLSRAGAKKRPFYRIVAIDERRRRDGRPLEFLGTYDPIARPKAIDLDAAKVEAWVRKGAQVSDTVAALLREQRRRPAPAAAPAS
- a CDS encoding KH domain-containing protein, producing MAERGSAAELVEYVAKAIVSDAGAVKVHEPEPDLLELETAPDDRGRVIGRQGRVAKAMRVVLAASAAGADCRLEIVD
- the rimM gene encoding ribosome maturation factor RimM (Essential for efficient processing of 16S rRNA), which encodes MERAAGSGFVELGEVIGAHGTAGELRVAVLGDGPTNLTNLRSLVLIGPDRAPVPGEREAEREVESARAGRPGEVRLRLRGVGSREAAQALAGLRVAARPEQLEPLREGEHYWFQLVGCAVEAHDGRALGTVRALWETGAADVLVVEDESGREILLPAAADLLREVDVERGRIVIEVPEGLLDPL
- the trmD gene encoding tRNA (guanosine(37)-N1)-methyltransferase TrmD, producing the protein MRIDVVTIFPGLFEPFRSTSLLGAACERGLVDLRVHDLRDWTGDRHRTVDDAPYGGGPGMVMKPEPLVEAIEALAGPKGDTRSARVLLLSPQGRPFGQARAEALAHELHLVLVCGRYEGVDQRVIELAVDEEVSIGDYVLAGGELPALVVVEAVTRLLPGVMGNPDSAGSESFQASGEGRLLEGPHYTRPQEYRGLEVPAVLRSGDHAAIARWRAERARETTRRRRPELLGNGRGEDQR
- a CDS encoding HipA domain-containing protein, yielding METGVLVYVDLEGTPCFAGRLWARTRKRRESASFEYDRSWLERPERFSLEPALTLGPGPFHARPEKPLFGAIGDSAPDRWGRALMRRAERRRAERAGEAPRTLREIDYLLRVDDQVRQGALRFAADAKGPFLAARDATPIPPLIDLPRLLAAADHVAAESDSDEDLRLLMAPGSSLGGTRPKASVIDRDGHLAIAKFPNENDPYDTVRWEAVALALAEAAGIPVPGWRVERVGDRFVLLLRRFDRAGVGRIPFLSALSMLDAVDLETRSYLEFVDALRRYGAAPKEDMHQLWRRLVFTILISNTDDHLRNHGFLHAGLTGWRLAPAYDLNPVPVDIKPRILATAIDLEDTAASLDLAFGVIDSFELAAGEARAIAGQVGQAVSRWRAVAREQGLPEAAIDRMASAFEHPDLAAALAARR
- a CDS encoding YraN family protein translates to MRAPGPPSRRREAGRPAPAPHPSARRALGIEGEARAAAWLEARGWRVLARNLRAGGVELDLVAGRGALVAFVEVKTRASRGAGTPAEAVDRRKRARLVRGAAAWLAAHGRPGLHARFDVIACERGPDGAWRLEHLEGAFDAGDS
- the rsmI gene encoding 16S rRNA (cytidine(1402)-2'-O)-methyltransferase, with protein sequence MAGTPGGTLHLVATPIGNLEDVTLRALRVLREAALVLAEDTRRTRILLDRHGIAARPRSLHAHNEAARTAEVLAALAAGRDVALVSDAGTPLVSDPGERLVAAAIAAGHPVVPVPGPSAVLAALAGSGLPPVPFAFLGFAPRRAAERAARFAPFRGRPETLVLFESPHRLAATLRALAEALGPRPACVARELTKLHEEWARATLPALAERFAGGTRGELTIVVGGAPPGGVEGRSASGGAHGASPNEPDGAPRLGPRIAAMRRAGLGAREIAGVLAKELGCTRREAYALVHRHGDDA
- the ligA gene encoding NAD-dependent DNA ligase LigA; protein product: MPLDRKSAQHRIDFLIEEIRRHDVLYYVEDRPEISDAAYDRLLRELRALEEAHPGLVRPDSPTRRVGVSVRGSGFPPVAHRVPMLSIENAMDEAGFRAFDERVRRLLGSEGPVAYAGEPKLDGAAVELVYEDGRLAVGATRGDGRVGEDVTANLRHVRSIPERLAGSPPAGRVSVRGEVVLPRAAFARLNRQREERGQEPFVNPRNAAAGSLRQKDDVDVARLRALEFRAYLLAEGRPPAADTQMKVLALLRAWGFRVSAESEACPDAEAALAYHARLQAARDTLPVEIDGTVLKVDRLALQAELGELPRSPRWAIAFKFPPEQETTVVEAIEVQVGRTGALTPVAKLRPVFVGGVTVSNASLHNPDEVERKDVRVGDTVVVQRAGDVIPQVVAVVAAKRPRGARPWRLPAHCPVCRAGVVRLEGEAVARCPNLDCPAQLRNNVRHLASRGALDIDGLGEKLVDQLVAAGRVRRVSDVYRLDAATLAGLERMGERSAANLVAALERSKRTTLARFLIALGIRHVGEGVAELLAAHVAGDLGALAAASREELESIEGVGPTIAESVVRFFADPRNHEEVEQLVALGVHWPRGTRRPRGEGPLAGKTFVLTGGLASLTREEARARIEAAGGKVTSSVSKKTDYVVAGEDPGSKLRRAQELGIAVLDEAGLRALLEGA
- a CDS encoding ATP-binding protein; its protein translation is MYEGEGAELRPEDRRLADLESEVLRTGRALHEANRELAALRERLRGEAAEREELLTVVSHELRTPCTVIQGYNRLLLSGRFGPLSEKQRHFLEESQKSCQRLNTFLANLLETARAGLSVGPLEVAEAPLGPLVEGVVRHLAPLLDERGLRVSLALDPAAPRARCDPPRVEQVLVNLIGNALGFAPAGSAIEVTSRAVEQDGRRFVEIAVLDAGPGVAPRDRERIFEPYVQAGDGRKAGGLGLGLAICRRIVEAHGGRIGVEPRAGGGSRFAFTLPAPEPRAARALAEEAVAR
- a CDS encoding sigma-54 dependent transcriptional regulator, with protein sequence MSVARTLPRGPGPRVLVVDDAEGIRTYLANLLELQGYQVDTAEDGRRALALLEAGAAPDVVLMDVMMPGLDGIETLRRLRALDPRVPVVVLSVVGKASTIVEAMRLGAADYLNKPFEEEELEATLRSVLERRALECERERLLTALDESTRGAVWQGLAMQRVRQLVDQVAPVNVTVLIQGESGVGKEVVARALHEGSPRTKHAFVKVNCAALPEDLLESELFGYERGAFTGAVARKPGKFEVADRGTIFLDEIGEMSPALQAKLLQVLQDATFARLGGNREIRVDVRVVCATHRPLEQMVAAGQFREDLYHRLDVVDIEIPPLRERRDEIPPLVELFLRRFASRYGRPLRRPSPALMRAFDRYGFPGNIRELENLVKRVVVLESEEPVLDELLSGDPVRRGPSRLAGLIDELAASAGQVPLKEVGHRVALEAEREAIDRVLARTQWNRKKAAGLLGVSYKTLLQKIRECGLEEG